The Streptomyces pactum genome contains a region encoding:
- a CDS encoding DUF6082 family protein: MVTRKNITGRFGSAAAGMLLATGVTLAARRRGLEKARLHERQLELEELAIRRESLRHQQRMHWELLARAIDDPSLAEVIDTYDKDVPAARRRQFFYANAWYTYLFHTHRMGLLDREELYRHLREFFQSPVFRAYWQASGNMRDSLNEASEEARLGRMVDDLVRDLEEADTEEWWVVGNPPTD; the protein is encoded by the coding sequence ATGGTCACACGGAAGAACATCACGGGGAGGTTCGGCTCCGCCGCGGCCGGCATGCTGCTCGCCACGGGGGTGACGCTGGCCGCGCGCCGGCGAGGGCTGGAGAAGGCCCGTCTGCACGAGCGACAGTTGGAGCTGGAGGAACTGGCCATCCGGCGCGAGTCGCTGCGGCATCAGCAGCGCATGCACTGGGAGTTGCTGGCCAGGGCGATCGACGACCCGTCCCTGGCCGAGGTCATCGACACGTACGACAAGGACGTCCCGGCCGCGAGGCGCCGCCAGTTCTTCTACGCCAACGCCTGGTACACGTACCTGTTCCACACCCACCGCATGGGGTTGCTGGACCGGGAGGAGCTGTACAGGCACCTGCGTGAGTTCTTCCAGAGTCCCGTATTCCGCGCGTACTGGCAGGCGTCGGGGAACATGCGCGACTCCCTCAACGAGGCCTCCGAGGAAGCGCGGCTGGGACGCATGGTCGACGACCTCGTCAGGGACCTCGAGGAGGCCGACACGGAGGAATGGTGGGTCGTGGGCAATCCCCCGACCGACTGA
- a CDS encoding citrate synthase/methylcitrate synthase has product MSVNRTAPAATPAATPVEVPRGLAGVVVADTEVGDVRGLEGFYHYRQYSAVELAQSRGFEDVWHLLVHGELPDVRQGAAFAAETAALRRLPDAVRTALPAIAAAGGRSGPLAGMRTGLSLLGAALGFRPVYDLSADQRRQETLVAAAAVPTLLTALHRLGRGLEPVEPREDLPYAANYLYMLTGTEPDEQRTRAVEQYLISTIDHGFNASTFTARVIASTGADVAACLAGAVSALSGPLHGGAPSRALDTLDAIGTPDRIDPWIRERVLAGDRIMGFGHAVYRTEDPRSRMLRGVAQRFGGPRVEFAVEVERQVEVILAELKPGRELHTNVEFYAGVVMELCGLPREMFTPTFAAARVVGWSANILEQASDSKIIRPAARYVGPQAPVGVPAAG; this is encoded by the coding sequence ATGTCCGTCAATAGAACCGCACCCGCCGCAACACCCGCCGCAACACCCGTCGAGGTGCCGCGAGGGCTCGCGGGCGTCGTGGTGGCCGACACCGAGGTCGGTGACGTGCGAGGCCTCGAGGGCTTCTACCACTACCGTCAGTACTCGGCCGTCGAGCTCGCACAGAGCCGCGGCTTCGAGGACGTCTGGCATCTCCTGGTCCACGGCGAACTGCCCGACGTCCGGCAGGGCGCCGCCTTCGCCGCCGAGACCGCGGCCCTGCGCCGGCTTCCCGACGCGGTACGCACGGCGCTGCCCGCCATCGCCGCGGCCGGCGGACGCTCCGGCCCGCTCGCCGGCATGCGCACGGGCCTTTCCCTGCTGGGCGCGGCGCTGGGCTTCCGGCCCGTGTACGACCTGTCGGCCGACCAGCGCCGCCAGGAGACCTTGGTGGCCGCCGCGGCCGTACCGACGCTGCTCACCGCGCTGCACCGGTTGGGGCGGGGACTCGAACCCGTGGAACCTCGCGAGGACCTGCCGTACGCCGCCAACTACCTCTACATGCTGACCGGTACCGAGCCGGACGAGCAGCGGACGCGCGCGGTCGAGCAGTACTTGATCTCCACCATTGATCACGGCTTCAACGCGTCGACCTTCACCGCGCGGGTCATCGCCTCGACGGGTGCGGACGTGGCGGCCTGCCTGGCCGGAGCGGTGTCGGCGTTGTCCGGTCCGCTGCACGGCGGCGCGCCGAGCCGGGCACTGGACACCCTGGACGCGATCGGCACTCCCGACCGCATCGACCCCTGGATCCGTGAGCGGGTACTGGCCGGCGACCGCATCATGGGTTTCGGTCACGCGGTCTACCGCACGGAGGACCCGCGCTCCCGGATGCTGCGAGGGGTGGCACAGCGGTTCGGTGGTCCGCGCGTGGAGTTCGCCGTCGAGGTGGAGCGACAGGTCGAGGTGATCCTCGCGGAGCTGAAACCGGGGCGCGAGCTCCACACGAACGTCGAGTTCTACGCGGGCGTGGTCATGGAGCTGTGCGGTCTGCCGCGCGAGATGTTCACGCCGACGTTCGCGGCAGCGCGGGTGGTGGGGTGGAGCGCCAACATCCTGGAGCAGGCCTCGGACTCGAAGATCATCCGTCCGGCGGCGCGGTACGTGGGTCCCCAGGCGCCGGTCGGGGTACCCGCGGCGGGCTGA
- a CDS encoding citrate synthase — protein MRDQEPEHPDHGEHRLTTREAAELLGVKPETVYAYVSRGRLGSRRTPGGRGSTFDAGEVRALARRNRRDGGTPAASGQELAVRTGITLIEGDRFYYRGVDAVELTARHSYEEVAEWLWTGQLRPGVAFTAPEASVALARRAVDALPEHAGPTDRLRVAAIAAAAADPLRFDLSEDAVLGTARVLIPTLVAALPPVLDDGHDRDPLAHRLWTRLSGRPADEAALHALDRALSLLVDHDLAASTLAVRVAASARAHAYAAVSAGLGVIEGHLHGAAGGLAHRLLLEVLDQGSAAPVVAEELRAGRRIPGLGHRLYPGEDPRARALFALLEDMPRAAPALAAARDIQATAARHTPLHANVDLALAVLTASCGMPSTAAETIFAVARTAGWIAHALEEYGERPLRMRPSGLYSGPRPPQPLPE, from the coding sequence ATGCGCGATCAAGAGCCCGAGCACCCCGACCACGGCGAGCACCGCCTGACCACCAGGGAGGCGGCCGAACTGCTCGGGGTGAAACCCGAGACCGTGTACGCGTACGTCAGCCGCGGCCGGCTCGGCAGCCGACGCACGCCCGGCGGCCGGGGCAGCACCTTCGACGCCGGGGAGGTACGGGCCCTCGCCCGACGCAACCGGCGCGACGGCGGCACCCCTGCGGCATCCGGCCAGGAGTTGGCCGTGCGCACCGGCATCACCCTCATCGAGGGCGACCGGTTCTACTACCGGGGCGTCGACGCGGTCGAACTCACCGCGCGCCACAGCTACGAAGAGGTGGCCGAGTGGCTCTGGACCGGGCAGTTGCGCCCCGGCGTCGCCTTCACCGCGCCCGAGGCCTCCGTGGCCCTCGCCCGCCGGGCCGTCGACGCCCTGCCCGAGCACGCCGGCCCCACCGACCGACTGCGCGTCGCGGCCATCGCCGCCGCGGCCGCGGACCCACTCCGTTTCGACCTGTCCGAGGACGCCGTGCTGGGGACCGCGCGCGTCCTCATCCCCACCCTCGTCGCCGCGCTGCCGCCCGTACTCGACGACGGGCACGACCGGGACCCGCTCGCCCATCGCCTGTGGACGCGGCTCAGCGGACGGCCCGCCGACGAGGCGGCGCTGCATGCCCTCGACCGGGCGCTCTCCTTGCTCGTCGACCACGACCTGGCCGCCTCGACGCTCGCCGTACGCGTCGCGGCGTCGGCCCGGGCGCATGCCTACGCGGCCGTGTCCGCAGGGCTCGGCGTGATCGAGGGCCATCTGCACGGCGCCGCCGGCGGACTCGCCCACCGGCTGCTGCTGGAAGTGCTCGACCAGGGCAGCGCGGCACCGGTGGTCGCGGAGGAGCTGCGGGCCGGCCGCCGCATCCCCGGACTCGGTCACCGGCTCTACCCCGGAGAGGACCCACGCGCGCGTGCACTCTTCGCCCTCCTGGAGGACATGCCCCGGGCGGCGCCCGCACTCGCGGCGGCCCGCGACATCCAGGCCACCGCCGCCCGCCACACCCCGTTGCACGCAAACGTCGACCTGGCACTCGCCGTGCTCACCGCATCCTGCGGCATGCCCTCCACGGCAGCGGAGACGATCTTCGCGGTGGCCCGGACGGCGGGCTGGATCGCGCACGCGCTGGAGGAGTACGGGGAGCGGCCGCTGCGTATGCGTCCGAGCGGACTCTACTCGGGTCCCAGGCCGCCTCAGCCACTGCCGGAGTAG
- a CDS encoding sucrase ferredoxin — MSTCSTVSRSLAEPVSGTAPVARTWLLLEQSGPWGPKALTASHLDPALGRALETAAKGTGVRVALIRRPGRHADADRGAPTERRVYAAHTVPGNVWLHATRITEPRRLLDLDFAALGSGDRHTFDSVLDGGPHAGDPLALVCTNGKRDRCCALLGRPLAAELAASGAEGVWEVTHLGGHRFSPTVLVLPHGYTYGRVRAHTVKDILHGAAEGRIVLEGCRGNSAWERPGQAAELAVRAAVGEDAARALNVVRTDGAAPCWEVTLAHADGRHWRVTVEQGASAPPRPESCGASVLGSPARMEVTAVRELSVTAALAS; from the coding sequence GTGAGTACGTGCTCAACCGTCTCCCGAAGCCTCGCCGAGCCCGTCTCGGGCACCGCGCCCGTCGCGAGGACCTGGTTGCTGCTCGAACAATCCGGCCCGTGGGGCCCGAAGGCGCTCACTGCGAGCCACCTGGATCCCGCGCTGGGGCGCGCCCTGGAGACGGCGGCGAAGGGCACCGGAGTACGCGTCGCGCTCATCCGCCGTCCCGGGCGCCACGCGGACGCCGACCGTGGCGCCCCCACGGAGCGCCGGGTGTACGCGGCCCACACCGTGCCGGGAAACGTGTGGTTGCACGCCACCAGGATCACCGAGCCCCGTCGGCTGCTCGACCTCGATTTCGCCGCGCTCGGCAGCGGCGATCGCCATACCTTCGACTCGGTACTCGACGGCGGTCCCCATGCGGGTGATCCACTCGCTCTCGTCTGCACCAACGGCAAGCGCGACCGGTGCTGCGCACTCCTCGGTCGGCCGCTGGCGGCCGAGCTCGCGGCGTCCGGGGCCGAGGGCGTCTGGGAGGTCACTCATCTGGGTGGTCACCGCTTCTCGCCGACGGTACTTGTACTGCCCCACGGATACACGTACGGCCGGGTCCGGGCCCACACGGTCAAGGACATCCTGCACGGGGCCGCCGAGGGGCGGATCGTCCTCGAGGGCTGCCGCGGCAACTCCGCGTGGGAGCGCCCCGGCCAGGCGGCCGAGCTGGCCGTGCGCGCGGCCGTGGGCGAGGACGCAGCCCGGGCGCTGAACGTCGTACGCACGGACGGTGCGGCCCCGTGCTGGGAGGTGACCCTGGCCCACGCCGACGGCCGGCACTGGCGGGTCACCGTCGAGCAGGGCGCGTCGGCGCCACCGCGTCCGGAGAGCTGCGGGGCCTCGGTGCTGGGCTCACCGGCGCGGATGGAGGTCACTGCGGTGCGCGAACTGTCGGTGACGGCGGCGCTCGCGAGCTGA
- a CDS encoding ATP-binding protein yields MSPTPPARRLRLGLPRRVFSQVLLMQLAIAAGVAVLATGLFLAPLGDQLDDQAMRRALAIAQTTAQQPQVVRDLRTTRPAPDGPVQRETERIRKATKAEYVVVMDRQGVRWSHTDPERIGEVVSTDPGQALAGHEVMEIDDGTLGRSARGKVPLRDSDGDIVGAVSVGIAYDSVRARLIHAIPGLFAYAGGALAVGALAAWLISRRVQRQTRDLAFSDIAGLLAEREAMLHGIREGVVALDRGGRVRLLNDEAQRLLGIGGEAVGCSPEEALGQGRTADVLAGRVTGTDLLTVRGQRVLVANRMPTDDGGAVATLRDRTELEQLGRELDSTQGLIDALRAQDHEHANRMHTLLGLLELEMYDDAVEFVGEVVGDHRVTAEQITERIQDPRLAALLVGKATVAAERGVVLCVSDRTRLPDRLVDPSGVVTVVGNLVDNALDAVAGTPHARVEVELRAQGRSATLRVRDTGPGIPAERRELVFTAGWSTKEPPAHRRRGIGLSLVRRLAERQGGSATVCEARGGGAEFVVVLPEALAEPDLGPALTAPAAPVNTTAEEESR; encoded by the coding sequence ATGAGCCCCACTCCCCCCGCACGCCGCCTGCGCCTCGGCCTGCCGCGGCGGGTGTTCTCGCAGGTGCTGCTGATGCAACTGGCGATCGCCGCGGGAGTGGCCGTGCTCGCGACCGGTCTGTTCCTGGCGCCGCTCGGTGACCAGCTCGACGACCAGGCGATGCGCCGTGCCCTCGCGATCGCGCAGACCACCGCGCAGCAGCCACAGGTCGTACGGGACCTGCGCACGACCCGCCCGGCGCCGGACGGCCCGGTACAGCGGGAAACGGAACGGATCCGGAAGGCCACCAAGGCGGAGTACGTCGTGGTGATGGACCGGCAGGGCGTGCGCTGGTCGCACACCGACCCGGAGCGGATCGGCGAGGTCGTCTCGACCGACCCCGGGCAGGCGCTGGCGGGCCACGAGGTCATGGAGATCGACGACGGCACCCTGGGCCGCTCCGCGCGCGGCAAGGTGCCGCTGCGCGACAGCGACGGCGACATCGTCGGCGCGGTCTCGGTCGGCATCGCGTACGACAGCGTCCGGGCCCGGCTGATCCACGCCATCCCCGGGCTGTTCGCGTACGCCGGTGGCGCGCTGGCCGTCGGCGCGCTGGCCGCCTGGCTCATCTCGCGCCGGGTCCAGCGGCAGACCCGGGACCTGGCCTTCTCGGACATCGCGGGCCTGCTCGCGGAGCGCGAGGCCATGCTGCACGGCATCCGGGAGGGCGTCGTCGCCCTGGACCGCGGCGGCAGGGTGCGCCTGCTCAACGACGAGGCGCAACGCCTGCTGGGCATCGGCGGCGAGGCCGTCGGCTGCTCACCCGAGGAAGCGCTCGGCCAGGGGCGTACGGCCGACGTCCTGGCCGGCCGGGTGACCGGCACCGACCTGCTGACCGTGCGCGGCCAGCGGGTCCTGGTCGCCAACCGGATGCCGACCGACGACGGCGGTGCCGTCGCCACTCTGCGCGACCGCACCGAGCTGGAGCAGCTCGGCCGGGAACTGGACTCGACGCAGGGCCTGATCGACGCGCTGCGCGCCCAGGACCACGAGCACGCCAACCGCATGCACACCCTGCTGGGTCTGCTCGAACTGGAGATGTACGACGACGCCGTGGAGTTTGTCGGCGAGGTGGTCGGCGACCATCGGGTCACCGCTGAGCAGATCACCGAGCGGATCCAGGACCCCCGCCTCGCCGCCCTGCTGGTCGGCAAGGCGACCGTCGCGGCCGAACGCGGAGTCGTTCTGTGCGTGTCGGACCGGACCCGGCTGCCCGACCGGCTGGTCGACCCCTCGGGTGTGGTCACGGTCGTCGGCAACCTGGTCGACAACGCGCTCGACGCCGTCGCGGGAACACCGCACGCGCGCGTGGAGGTCGAATTGCGTGCGCAGGGACGAAGCGCCACGCTCCGGGTGCGTGACACGGGACCCGGGATTCCGGCGGAACGCCGCGAGCTGGTGTTCACGGCCGGGTGGTCCACCAAAGAGCCGCCGGCGCACCGTCGGCGCGGTATCGGGCTGTCGCTGGTCCGCAGGCTCGCCGAGCGGCAGGGCGGCAGCGCCACCGTCTGTGAGGCGCGCGGCGGTGGCGCCGAGTTCGTCGTCGTCCTGCCGGAGGCACTGGCCGAACCGGACCTGGGCCCCGCCCTCACCGCCCCCGCCGCCCCCGTGAACACCACTGCCGAGGAGGAGTCCCGATGA
- a CDS encoding response regulator: MIEVLVVDDDTRVARVNAAYVEKVPGFHVAGEAHRALEALRSVETLPRLDLILLDHYLPDRTGLEVVQEMRRRGHQTDVIMVTAARDVSTVQAAMRQGALQYLVKPFAFAGLRAKLEAYAELRRTLDGGGEAEQAEVDRIFGALSAPSEPGLPKGHSPTTAELVRQCLMKADGALSAQEIAERTGVSRQTAQRYLKLLERTGRARLTLKYGDAGRPEHRYEWATRA; encoded by the coding sequence ATGATCGAGGTCCTGGTCGTGGACGACGACACGCGGGTCGCGCGGGTCAACGCCGCCTATGTCGAGAAGGTGCCGGGCTTCCACGTCGCCGGCGAGGCGCACCGCGCGCTGGAGGCGCTGCGCAGCGTGGAGACGCTGCCCCGCCTGGACCTGATCCTGCTGGACCACTACCTGCCCGACCGGACTGGTCTGGAAGTCGTCCAGGAGATGCGGCGGCGCGGCCACCAGACCGACGTGATCATGGTGACGGCGGCACGGGACGTGTCGACCGTCCAGGCGGCGATGCGTCAGGGTGCCCTGCAGTACCTGGTCAAACCGTTCGCGTTCGCGGGGCTGCGCGCCAAGCTGGAGGCGTACGCGGAGTTGCGGCGCACCCTCGACGGCGGTGGTGAGGCGGAGCAGGCGGAGGTCGACCGCATCTTCGGCGCCCTGTCGGCGCCGTCGGAGCCGGGCCTGCCCAAGGGGCACTCCCCCACCACCGCCGAGCTCGTGCGCCAGTGTCTGATGAAGGCCGACGGTGCGCTCTCCGCCCAGGAGATCGCCGAGCGGACCGGGGTGAGCCGGCAGACAGCTCAGCGCTATCTGAAGCTCCTGGAACGCACGGGGCGGGCCAGGCTGACCCTCAAGTACGGCGACGCGGGCAGACCGGAGCACCGCTACGAGTGGGCGACCCGCGCCTGA
- a CDS encoding solute symporter family protein, with product MTGDHQTLALLLFSTFVAVTLAITTWVSRKRQGSAEEFYAGGRLFSPLENGFAIAGDYMSAASFLGISGLIALYGYDGMLYSVGFLVAWLVVLLLVAELVRNCGRFTLADVVAARMRERPVRIAAGTSSVTVSVMYLVAQMVGAGSLVALLLGGTTEAARTWTVIGVGALMVIYVSLGGMRATTWIQIVKAVLLLGGTVALTTLVLVRFHGDFDRLLRSAAERSGHGDAFLVPGLAYGGDWTSRFDFISLGLALMLGTAGLPHILSRFYTVPTARAARRSVVWSIGLIGGFYLMTIVLGLGAAALVGPEAVRASNAAGNTAVPLLALDLGGGSGSTGGTVLFAVVAAVAFATILAVVAGITLASSASVAHDLYASLRRRAAKPRSEVAVARVAAVGIGAVAIALGLLARDLNVAFLVGLAFAVAASANLPVLLYSLFWRGFTTRGAVWSVYGGLVPAVVLVLLSPVVSGSPQSLIPGADFQYFPLQNPGLVSIPLGFLAGWLGTLTSREVPDEAKHAETEVRSLTGAGAV from the coding sequence GTGACGGGTGACCACCAGACGCTGGCGCTGCTGCTGTTCAGCACGTTCGTCGCCGTCACGCTGGCGATCACGACGTGGGTGAGCCGTAAGAGGCAGGGCTCGGCGGAGGAGTTCTACGCGGGCGGCCGCCTGTTCTCCCCGCTGGAGAATGGTTTTGCCATCGCCGGCGACTACATGTCGGCCGCGTCCTTCCTGGGGATCTCGGGGCTCATCGCGCTCTACGGCTACGACGGCATGCTGTACTCGGTGGGCTTCCTGGTGGCCTGGCTCGTCGTGCTGCTTCTCGTCGCCGAACTGGTGCGCAACTGCGGCAGGTTCACCCTCGCCGACGTCGTGGCGGCACGGATGCGGGAGCGGCCGGTACGGATCGCGGCGGGGACATCCTCGGTCACCGTGTCCGTCATGTACCTGGTGGCGCAGATGGTCGGCGCGGGCAGCCTCGTCGCCCTGCTGCTCGGCGGCACGACCGAGGCGGCGCGGACCTGGACGGTCATCGGCGTCGGCGCCCTCATGGTGATCTACGTCTCGCTGGGTGGGATGCGGGCCACCACCTGGATCCAGATCGTGAAGGCGGTACTGCTGCTCGGCGGTACCGTGGCGCTGACCACGCTCGTCCTGGTGCGCTTCCACGGCGACTTCGACCGACTGCTGCGCTCGGCGGCCGAGCGCAGCGGTCACGGCGACGCGTTCCTGGTGCCCGGGCTGGCGTACGGCGGGGACTGGACCTCGCGGTTCGACTTCATCAGTCTGGGACTCGCCCTGATGCTCGGCACGGCCGGGCTGCCGCACATCCTGTCCCGCTTCTACACCGTGCCCACCGCCCGGGCGGCGAGGCGGTCCGTCGTCTGGTCGATCGGTCTCATCGGCGGCTTCTACCTGATGACGATCGTGCTCGGGCTCGGTGCCGCCGCCCTGGTCGGGCCGGAGGCGGTAAGAGCGTCGAACGCCGCCGGGAACACGGCGGTCCCGCTGCTCGCCCTCGACCTGGGCGGCGGCTCGGGGTCCACGGGGGGAACGGTCCTGTTCGCGGTCGTCGCCGCCGTCGCCTTCGCCACCATCCTCGCGGTGGTCGCCGGCATCACCCTGGCCTCCTCCGCGTCCGTCGCCCACGATCTGTACGCGTCCTTGCGGCGGCGTGCGGCCAAGCCGCGCAGTGAGGTCGCCGTCGCGCGCGTCGCCGCCGTCGGCATCGGCGCCGTCGCGATCGCTCTCGGCCTGCTCGCCCGCGATCTCAACGTCGCCTTCCTGGTGGGCCTCGCCTTCGCAGTCGCCGCGTCCGCGAATCTGCCGGTGCTGCTCTATTCACTGTTCTGGCGCGGCTTCACCACGCGCGGCGCCGTCTGGTCCGTCTACGGCGGCCTCGTACCGGCCGTGGTGCTCGTGCTGCTGTCCCCGGTGGTGTCCGGCAGCCCGCAGTCGCTGATTCCGGGTGCCGACTTCCAGTACTTCCCCCTGCAGAACCCCGGCCTGGTCTCGATCCCACTGGGCTTCCTCGCGGGCTGGCTCGGCACGCTCACCTCACGAGAGGTCCCGGACGAGGCCAAACACGCCGAGACCGAGGTGCGGTCGCTGACCGGGGCGGGCGCCGTGTAG
- a CDS encoding DUF485 domain-containing protein: MQSSNDRRHGAGGGPEGAVDHREAPDDACAEASPSPGYDDPWYDALASGWGESTGTGVPEPAPSSTRREPAAEPPRSAADVYLEVQRSPAFQEVRSRYRRFVTPAVAAFFVWYVAYVVAATTAPALMARPVAGAVNVAMVAGLGQFLTTFLLTWAYARHARLRRDRAALELRWDTQELTRGARGGVS, from the coding sequence ATGCAGTCAAGCAACGATCGCCGCCACGGTGCCGGGGGTGGTCCAGAAGGCGCGGTCGACCACCGGGAGGCCCCGGACGATGCCTGCGCCGAGGCCTCTCCGAGTCCGGGGTACGACGACCCGTGGTACGACGCCCTCGCCTCCGGTTGGGGCGAGTCGACCGGAACGGGGGTACCCGAGCCCGCGCCGTCCTCGACGCGCCGGGAACCGGCGGCGGAGCCGCCCCGGTCCGCGGCCGACGTGTACCTGGAGGTCCAGCGCAGCCCGGCCTTCCAGGAGGTCCGCAGCCGGTACCGGAGGTTCGTGACGCCGGCGGTCGCCGCCTTCTTCGTGTGGTACGTCGCCTACGTCGTGGCCGCTACGACGGCGCCCGCACTGATGGCCCGGCCGGTGGCCGGAGCGGTGAACGTGGCGATGGTCGCCGGGCTCGGGCAATTCCTCACCACGTTCCTGCTCACCTGGGCGTACGCCCGGCACGCCCGCCTGCGCAGGGACCGGGCCGCGCTCGAGCTGCGCTGGGACACCCAGGAACTGACACGCGGCGCGCGGGGCGGTGTGTCGTGA
- a CDS encoding DNA gyrase/topoisomerase IV subunit B — translation MTAETSVPSTALLAGADRDGSNYTARHLLVLEGLEAVRKRPGMYIGSTDSRGLMHCLWEIIDNSVDEALGGYCDHIEVILHDDASVEVRDNGRGIPVDIEPKTGLSGVEVVMTKLHAGGKFGGGAYAASGGLHGVGASVVNALSARLDIEVDLNGNTNAISFRRGVPGAFTGAGPDAKFEAGSGMRKGKKVPKSRTGTRVRYWADRQIFLKDAKLSLENLHQRARQTAFLVPGLTIVVRDEFGLGDGGSKGEESFRFDGGISEFCEFLASDRPVCDVLRFSGQGSFKETVPVLDEHGQMTPTEVTRDLGVDVAMRWGTGYDTTLKSFVNIIATPKGGTHVAGFEQAVARTMNEVLRTKKMLRVAEDDIVKDDALEGLTAVVTVRLAEPQFEGQTKEVLGTSAARRIVNNVISKELKAFLTSSKRDAAQQARVIMEKAVAAARTRIAARQHKDAQRRKTALESSSLPAKLADCRSDDVDRSELFIVEGDSALGTAKLARNSEFQALLPIRGKILNVQKSSVTDMLKNAECGAIIQVIGAGSGRTFDIDAARYGKIIMMTDADVDGSHIRTLLLTLFHRYMRPMVEAGRVFAAVPPLHRIELVQPKKGQDKYVYTYSDRELRDKLMEFQSKNIRYKDSIQRYKGLGEMDADQLAETTMDPRRRTLRRINLTDLDSAEQVFDLLMGNDVAPRKEFISSSAATLDRSRIDA, via the coding sequence GTGACCGCCGAAACGTCCGTGCCGTCCACTGCGCTGCTGGCAGGAGCAGACCGGGACGGATCCAACTACACCGCGCGGCACCTGCTCGTCCTCGAGGGGCTCGAGGCCGTACGCAAGCGTCCGGGCATGTACATCGGATCGACCGACAGCCGTGGCCTGATGCACTGCCTGTGGGAGATCATCGACAACTCCGTCGACGAAGCCCTCGGCGGTTACTGCGACCACATCGAGGTGATCCTCCACGACGACGCGTCGGTGGAGGTCCGGGACAACGGCCGGGGCATCCCGGTCGACATCGAGCCCAAGACCGGCCTGTCCGGTGTCGAGGTCGTCATGACCAAGCTGCACGCCGGCGGCAAGTTCGGAGGCGGCGCGTACGCCGCCTCCGGCGGTCTGCACGGCGTGGGCGCCTCCGTGGTGAACGCCCTGTCCGCACGGCTGGACATCGAGGTGGACCTCAACGGGAACACCAATGCCATCAGCTTCCGGCGCGGCGTTCCGGGCGCGTTCACAGGGGCGGGCCCGGACGCGAAGTTCGAGGCCGGAAGCGGGATGCGCAAGGGCAAGAAGGTCCCCAAGAGCCGCACCGGCACGCGCGTGCGGTACTGGGCCGACCGCCAGATCTTCCTCAAGGACGCCAAGCTCTCCCTGGAGAACCTGCACCAGCGGGCCCGCCAGACCGCTTTCCTGGTGCCCGGACTGACCATCGTCGTCCGTGACGAGTTCGGCCTCGGTGACGGCGGCAGCAAGGGTGAGGAGTCCTTCCGCTTCGACGGCGGCATCAGCGAGTTCTGCGAGTTCCTGGCCAGTGACAGGCCCGTCTGCGACGTCCTGCGCTTCAGCGGGCAGGGCAGTTTCAAGGAGACGGTCCCCGTCCTGGACGAGCACGGTCAGATGACTCCCACCGAGGTCACCCGCGACCTCGGCGTCGATGTCGCGATGCGCTGGGGCACCGGTTACGACACCACCCTCAAGTCGTTCGTCAACATCATCGCCACACCGAAGGGCGGCACCCACGTCGCCGGCTTCGAGCAGGCGGTGGCGAGGACGATGAACGAGGTGCTGCGGACCAAGAAGATGCTGCGCGTCGCCGAGGACGACATCGTCAAGGACGACGCGCTGGAGGGGCTCACGGCGGTCGTGACCGTGCGCCTGGCCGAGCCGCAGTTCGAGGGCCAGACCAAGGAGGTCCTCGGTACCTCGGCGGCCCGCCGGATCGTGAACAACGTCATCAGCAAGGAACTCAAGGCGTTCCTGACCTCCTCCAAGCGCGACGCGGCCCAGCAGGCCCGGGTGATCATGGAGAAGGCCGTCGCCGCGGCCCGTACCCGTATCGCCGCCCGTCAGCACAAGGACGCCCAGCGTCGCAAGACGGCCCTGGAATCCTCCTCACTGCCCGCGAAGCTCGCCGACTGCCGCAGTGACGACGTCGACCGCAGCGAGCTGTTCATCGTCGAGGGCGACTCCGCGCTGGGCACCGCGAAACTCGCCCGGAACTCCGAGTTCCAGGCATTGCTGCCGATCCGCGGCAAGATCCTCAACGTCCAGAAGTCCTCCGTGACCGACATGCTGAAGAACGCCGAGTGCGGCGCGATCATCCAGGTCATAGGAGCCGGGTCGGGCCGTACCTTCGACATCGACGCCGCCCGCTACGGCAAGATCATCATGATGACCGACGCCGACGTGGACGGCTCCCACATCCGCACGCTGCTCCTGACCCTGTTCCACCGCTACATGCGGCCCATGGTGGAGGCGGGACGGGTCTTCGCCGCGGTGCCGCCGCTGCACCGTATCGAGCTCGTCCAGCCCAAGAAGGGGCAGGACAAGTACGTCTACACGTACTCGGACCGGGAGCTGCGCGACAAGCTCATGGAGTTCCAGAGCAAGAACATCCGCTACAAGGACTCCATCCAGCGCTACAAGGGCCTGGGCGAGATGGACGCCGACCAGCTCGCGGAGACGACCATGGACCCGCGACGCCGCACCCTGCGCCGGATCAACCTCACCGATCTGGACTCCGCCGAGCAGGTCTTCGACCTGCTGATGGGCAACGACGTGGCCCCCCGCAAGGAGTTCATCTCCAGTTCGGCGGCGACGCTGGACCGGTCGCGCATCGACGCGTGA
- a CDS encoding DUF7455 domain-containing protein produces MTTVLTSASPLTAADRCDRCGAQAYLRVVLLSGGELLFCAHHGRKFEPELKKIAAEIQDETERLTAVPESSPEEER; encoded by the coding sequence GTGACTACTGTTCTGACTTCCGCAAGCCCGCTGACGGCCGCCGATCGCTGCGACCGCTGCGGCGCCCAGGCCTACCTGCGCGTCGTCCTGCTGAGCGGCGGAGAACTGCTCTTCTGCGCCCACCATGGGCGCAAGTTCGAGCCGGAACTCAAGAAGATCGCCGCTGAGATACAGGACGAGACGGAGCGGCTGACGGCCGTTCCGGAGTCTTCCCCCGAGGAAGAGCGCTGA